The following DNA comes from Caulobacter mirabilis.
TCGTTCGCGACCTGCGGGCTGACGATTGGCCGCATCCTGTTGATGGCGCTCGTCAGCCTCGGCAGCAACGGCTTCCTGACCGCCATCTGCTACATGCTCGGCAGCTGCGACGCCTCGCCCGAAATCAAGCGCGTCGTCGATTCCGGACGCGGCAACACCCAGCGCTACGACCAGCTTTGCTATCTGACCACCCACAACGCCTTCTCGTACCGGAGCCTGGTCGCGCCGCTGAGCGCTCAGCAGGGACATTCGATCCGTCGGCAGCTGGAAAGCGGCGTCGAGGCTTTGATGCTCGACATCTGGCGCTACGCCTCGCCCGACGACGCCTACCTCTGCCACGAGCCTTGCGACAGCTGGAAACGGCACATCGTGGGCCGGCCGGAAGGGCCGATGAAACTGGCCGCCGAACTAACCCAGGTGGTCGAGGTCCTGGCGGCCGAGCCCCAGCGCATCGTCACCCTGATCTTTGAGTCCCGCCTCGGAAACCCCGCGCCCGACAGGCTGCTGACGACGGCCTTCGATCAGGCTGGCGCGACTTCGCGCCTGTTCTATGCCGATCGGGAGAATGTGCGCGGCGACAAGCGCTGGAACGTCGCGACCCAAGGGTGGCCGACACGACGCTGGATGATCGACAACGACTTCCGGCTGGTGGTGTTCTCCGACAGCGCGGCCGAAACCTGGTCCTCGTGCCAGGTGCGCGATGCCGACGGGCTGCCGTTCCTGTGGCGCTATGCAGCCGAGACCGTCTACGGCGACGACAGCATGAACCTGGACAAGCCCGCGGCCACGCGGCGCTGCTCCCTTCGCTTCACGGACCGGATGCCGCCGCTTCCGAACGGCGAACGTCGCTGGCCGCTGCTGATCATGAACTACTTTCCGACCTTCGCCGTGGGCAGCTTCAACCAGGCCGCCTTCCACATCCACAACAGCTACGCCCGCCTGTCGGCCAAGACCAACCAGGTGACGGACGCGGCGGGACGGCCGCCGAACTTCCTGGCGATCGACTATTTCGAGCTCGGAGCGGACGACGGGCCCCGGCGTGTCTGGACCGAGGCCAATCAGCGCTGGTCGGCGCACTGGACCGCGACCGAGGCCGACGCCGACACGCCAAGCCTCGAACCGATCTAGCCGGCGGGGATACGGCGGCGTCGAAGGACGCCGCCGGGAGACTACGTCTTCGCCAGCGCCGCCTGGGCGGCGGCCAGGCGCGCGATCGGCACCCGGAACGGCGAGCAGCTGACGTAGTCCAGGCCGACCTGTTCACAGAACTGGATCGAGGCCGGGTCGCCGCCATGCTCGCCGCAGATGCCGAGCTTCAGGCCGCTCTTCACCGCCCGGCCGCGCTCGGCGGCGATGCGGACCAGGTCGCCCACGCCCTCCTGGTCGAGGCTGACGAAGGGATCCTTCTCGAAGATGCCCTTGTCGATGTAGGCCCCCAGGAACTTGCCGGCGTCGTCGCGGCTGATGCCGAAGGTCGTCTGGGTCAGGTCGTTGGTGCCGAAGCTGAAGAACTCGGCGCCGGCCTCGGCCAAGTCCGCGGCGCGCAGGGCGGCGCGGGGCAGCTCGATCATGGTGCCGACCTGGTACTCCAGCTCGACGCCCTGCTCGGCCAGCACGGCCTTGGCGGTGCGATCGGTCAGGGCGCGCAGGAACTTCATCTCCTCGCCCTTGGCGACCAGCGGGTGCATGATCTCCGGCACCGGCGCGGGCTTGCCCGACTTGGCGATCTCACAGGCCGCCTCGATGATCGCCCGGACCTGCATCTCGTAGATCTCGGGATAGGAGACGCCCAGGCGGCAACCGCGGTGGCCGAGCATGGGGTTGGTCTCGTGCAGCTCGCGGGCGCGGCGCATCAGCTTGGCGGCGTCCAGGCCGGTCGCGGCGGCCACGGCCGCCAGATCGGCCTCGCTGTGCGGCAGGAACTCGTGCAGCGGCGGATCGAGCAGGCGCACCGTCACCGGCAGGCCTTCCATGATCGTGAACAGCTCGACGAAGTCGGCCTTCTGGAACGGCGCGATCTTGGCCAGGGCGGCGCGGCGGCCGGCCTCGTCGTCGGCCAGGATCATCTCGCGCACGGCGGCGATCCGGGTGTCGTCGAAGAACATGTGCTCGGTGCGGCACAGGCCGATGCCCTCGGCCCCGAAGCCGCGGGCGGTCTTGGCGTCCAGCGGGGTCTCGGCGTTGGCGCGGACCTTCAGCCGGCGCACGCCGTCGGCCCATTCCATCAGCTGGGCGAAGTCGCCGGTCAGCTCCGGCTCGATCATCTTCACCGAACCCGACAGCACCTCGCCGGTCGAGCCGTCGATGGTGACGATGTCGCCGGCCTTGAACTCGCGCCCGCGGACGCGGAACAGGCCTTCCTTCGGATAGATGCCGATCTCGCCGGCGCCCGAGACGCAGGGGCGGCCCATGCCGCGCGCCACCACGGCGGCGTGGCTGGTCATGCCGCCGCGGGCGGTGATGATGCCGCGGGCGGCGTGCATGCCGTGGATGTCCTCCGGCGAGGTCTCCTCGCGCACCAGGATCACCGCTTCGCCGGCCGAGCCGAGCTTCTCGGCCTCGTCGGCGTCGAACACCACCTTGCCGGTGGCCGCGCCGGGCGAGGCCGGCAGGCCCTTGGCGACCACGTCGCGCTCGGCCGAGGGGTCGATGGTCGGATGCAGCAGCTGGTCCAGCGCGGCCGGCTCGACGCGGGCGACGGCCTCCTCGCGGGTGATGACCCCGCCCTCGGCCATCTCGACGGCGATCTTCAGCGCCGCCTTGGCGGTGCGCTTGCCGTTGCGGGTCTGCAGCATCCACAGCCGGCCCTGCTCGACCGTGAACTCCACGTCCTGCATGTCGCGATAGTGGGCTTCGAGCTTGATGGCCACGTCGCGGAACTGGCCGAACACCTCCGGCAGCGCCTCTTCCATCGAGGGGGCGACATCGCCCATCTCCTCGCGGGCGACCTTGGTCAGCGACTGCGGCGTGCGGATACCGGC
Coding sequences within:
- the ppdK gene encoding pyruvate, phosphate dikinase, whose protein sequence is MTAENTRWVYSFGGGGADGEAGMKNLLGGKGANLAEMAKLGLPVPPGFTVTTEACVHYYANGKQYPAELAEQVNAGLAKVEQITGKTFGDTANPLLVSVRSGARASMPGMMDTVLNLGLNDETVSGLAKLSGDERFAFDSYRRFIQMYSNVVLDLDHHMFEEILDDHKDSLGVSVDTALTADNWKAVVADYKTAVARELGRPFPQDPQEQLWGAIGAVFASWMNDRAKFYRRMHDIPEAWGTAVNIQSMVFGNMGDSSATGVAFTRNPSTGDNRLYGEFLINAQGEDVVAGIRTPQSLTKVAREEMGDVAPSMEEALPEVFGQFRDVAIKLEAHYRDMQDVEFTVEQGRLWMLQTRNGKRTAKAALKIAVEMAEGGVITREEAVARVEPAALDQLLHPTIDPSAERDVVAKGLPASPGAATGKVVFDADEAEKLGSAGEAVILVREETSPEDIHGMHAARGIITARGGMTSHAAVVARGMGRPCVSGAGEIGIYPKEGLFRVRGREFKAGDIVTIDGSTGEVLSGSVKMIEPELTGDFAQLMEWADGVRRLKVRANAETPLDAKTARGFGAEGIGLCRTEHMFFDDTRIAAVREMILADDEAGRRAALAKIAPFQKADFVELFTIMEGLPVTVRLLDPPLHEFLPHSEADLAAVAAATGLDAAKLMRRARELHETNPMLGHRGCRLGVSYPEIYEMQVRAIIEAACEIAKSGKPAPVPEIMHPLVAKGEEMKFLRALTDRTAKAVLAEQGVELEYQVGTMIELPRAALRAADLAEAGAEFFSFGTNDLTQTTFGISRDDAGKFLGAYIDKGIFEKDPFVSLDQEGVGDLVRIAAERGRAVKSGLKLGICGEHGGDPASIQFCEQVGLDYVSCSPFRVPIARLAAAQAALAKT